The nucleotide sequence ATTTTGGATTTGAAATCCTTCAGCAGCTAAATTATAATTATATAATCTAGTAAAAAGCTGAAGGTGTGATTCATATGGAAATTTCTTTTTCTATGAATATATTTTATTACATTCTATTATGTTTTATATTTATGCTTATATTTCTCACGCAAAACAATATGAATATTAGTTTTTCTGATGAGAATATACCTGTGGCTTTAAAGCTTTTTATTCTCGTAGTATTTACCTTATTGTTTCCTTTTGTATTATTGGCAGCAATTCTACTTTCTTCTAAGAAGAAGTAGAATTTTTTTTAATTAGTAATGAGTGATGATTAATGAGTAATTAAGGATGAAATTCAGCGGAACTGAATTTCTACTAAATTATTTTTTTGTGTTTCTTTAATGTAAGCTTACAAAAATATACATTTAGAAAATTGCGTTGATACGCAATTTTCTAATATTCCCAATTTAGCGGAATTAACTATAATAGTAACACAAATAAGCTACTTATCAGCAATTTTTACTACAAGTTTTGCAAGAACTTCTCTATCCCGTTCATCCGCTGCATCCCAAAGTTCTTTTAGAAGTCTTTCTTCGTCATTATGTGGATCTACATAATTTGCTAAGAAGGTGCCTACTTTTTCAGCCATGTTGGTAATTGTTTTATCAGAGATACCAATGGTTTCGCCGGCATCTACAGCCTTTCCCAAAGTGCTCTTCCACTTGTTCCAATCATCCATAAGTTTCATATGTTATCTCTCCTTCTGTGGTTTTATCATTTTTAGTATTTTACTTTTTATAATAAAAATTCAGTGAAAGGATAAATAAAGTTGTTATAGAATTAGTAACTATTAAATATTGTAAAGATATAAGGGATAAATATTGATGGAAGGTAGTGTTTGTTTTGAATAGTTATTCTGAAAGACCGTATCTGAAATATATGGCTGGGTTAGTGGCTACTATTTTAGTGGTTGCAGTGGTTTTGATAATAGTAAAAAGTACTAAACCTGAAAGTGTGGTAATCTCAGAGCCTAAGGATGTTCATGAAAGGGTATCAGCAGAGGAGGCTCAGAGGCTTATAGAGGAATATCTGAAGGCTAATAATGGAAGTCTGCAGCTTCCTATAGTGGAGGTCGGTGGTAACCAAATATTTGAGTACCTTGGCTGCCAGATCTTTAAGGACAGAGAATATGAATCATATGTAATCAGAGACAAGGAGTTAACTCATATTGGAATGGGCTTTGGCGGTATGGGTGTAACAAGTGTCTGTTCAGCAGATCTGAATAAGGATGGACAACTTGAGCTTGTATATACCTATTCCTTTGGCTCGGGCTTACACCGGTCTCATGTAGCTGCATTAATGTTTGATGAAACCAGTAAAGAGATTGTGTCTGATTTTGTTTATACGAATAAGGATTTATTGCTTGAGAAGAAAGATTACTATACAATATTGGTAAGAGAACATAATGGCAGTACCACAGTTACAGATAACTTATTTGGCAAGGAAATTGGAATACTATCCCTAGAAGGCAGTAAGGATTCATATAAATTAGTGGTTAAGCTTAAGGATAACTAGTAAAGAAAACAGTTTAATTTATACGAGAGGTGGCAAAAGATGATAGATAAAATAACAGACGTGATTAAAAGATATTTAAAACTGATAGTCCCCATAGTTGCTGTCAACTTAGTGTTAGCCTTAATCATATGTCTGATTAGGGGTGCTGTGAATCTTGTAGAATACAGCAACATGCTTTTTGGAGTGGGAGGTATGGTTTCAGGCTTAGGCCTGCTTAGCTTTCTGGGTAATGTAAAAAACAGAGGCAACATGAAGCAGAGAAGGCTGGGAACTCTCATATATAAGGATCAAGAGGAGATGGCAGAGGAGGATTCAGATTCCGAGAAGAAGAGTATCAATTTCTTAATGCTGGCAGCTATAGCTGGAATAATCACAATACTGCTTAGTGGTCTTGTACTTAAGTTCAGATAAAAATAAGAAAAAATTTTTATTATTTCAAGCATAAAATAGAGGAATTTAGATATTTTAGTCGAATAAATTAAGTTTGGATATCTAAAAGGGGGAGTTTTTATGTTTGAAATGAAGGAAGAGTACAAACTAGGGTTGCC is from Clostridium thermarum and encodes:
- a CDS encoding DUF3243 domain-containing protein; the protein is MKLMDDWNKWKSTLGKAVDAGETIGISDKTITNMAEKVGTFLANYVDPHNDEERLLKELWDAADERDREVLAKLVVKIADK